The Pandoraea vervacti DNA window CCGTATAAAACTATATTCATCGCAACAATCCACTCAGTTATTAAAATACTCCCAGCCTGCAAATGGATGCGGAAATCAATTACGCAATTAGCTTAATAGACTAAGTAATCCTACGCAGCGGACCGGTCGGCCAATCCCGGAAATACCGCGAGATAAGTACCCGAAACGAATAAGCTTTTAACGTCTTCCAAAGCGTGGCACGTGTCATTCGCATCGCGCATCCTGCCTGCGGCAATTTGTGCGTTTCATCGTTGAATTTTTTGCATCGAACAATTCATGTGGCTTGTCGGGTCCGCCAAGGGCGCGTCGGCGCGCAGCGGCGTCCACGGCGGCCGGAACCGCATGTCGTGCACCTGACGCCCACGCTGTCGTACAAACGCCACGGGCCGCCGAATGGAAACCCATTGGGCGGCCCGTTTGGACAAATTCCCCTAAAGCGCCGGATGCCGACGCCCCGGCGTCGGCTTCATCCCAGATCCACGAACACCTTTTGCGCTTCGATACGGATGGGATAGGTTCTGACGGCTTCGGTCAGTGGCGCGCACATGGCCGCGCCGGTCCGGACATCGAATTTGCCCTGATGCAGCGGACACTCGATCTCGTGCCCGTCCAGAAACCCGTCGCACAGCCGCGCATTTCCATGGGTGCAGACGTTGTCCGTGGCGAACACTTCGCCATCGACGCCGTACAGCGCGATGTCGCGTCCGCCGACGATCACGCCGATGACGTCGTCCTCGGGAATGGCGTCGCGCGACGCCGCCTCAATCCAGTTGCCGCTCATGATGTCCTCGTGTCGATCGTTACCATGCTGTCAGATCGGGTAGATAAGCGAGTTGGGAATCATCTCGCTATCGAAAATGCATTGGCGCGACGCAAACTTC harbors:
- a CDS encoding non-heme iron oxygenase ferredoxin subunit — encoded protein: MSGNWIEAASRDAIPEDDVIGVIVGGRDIALYGVDGEVFATDNVCTHGNARLCDGFLDGHEIECPLHQGKFDVRTGAAMCAPLTEAVRTYPIRIEAQKVFVDLG